Genomic window (Gadus chalcogrammus isolate NIFS_2021 chromosome 3, NIFS_Gcha_1.0, whole genome shotgun sequence):
TGGGTCAGTCTGGTGAGCTGGCCGCTTGGTCCGTTCTCCAGTTGCTCCTGGAGAGTAGACAACTGTAGTCCACatagtacacagtacacactaGTACCAGTATACAGTTCTAAACATACGTAGTACACACAGTAAACACTAGTTCCAGTATACAGTTATACACATATGTACTCCACACAGTACATACTAGTGCCAGTACATAGTAATACACATCAGTAGTACAGACTAGTACCAGTACACAGTATTACATGCCTATAGTACACACAGTACCCACTAAGACCAGTATACAGTAATACACACCGATAACACTAACCAGTTAGCTGTATAGCCAGATTAATTCATACTACCACACTACTGAACTTGTAAAACTTTAAGTGCCTCATTCTTGGCAGATAGTTAACAGAACAACTTAGCCAAAGTTATTTCAACTCCCTACAAACACGTCTACCATGAAAGCACCACAGGTATGACCTCACTGCAGTGGTTCTGACCTTGAGCTGGAGTTGCTGGGTCAGAGTGGCTTGGGCGTGGTCACTGGCCAAGAGCTCCGCCCTCAGACCCGCCTCCAGGGCCTGCATCTTGGTTCGCTCAGCGCCGACTTCCTGTGGGACAGGAAGATGATGAGCTAGACATATATCCAAGGCTAGACATGATTGCTAACCATAGCCCCACAGGATGAAAATGATGAGCTAGCCGTAACCCCCCAGGTTAGAAAATGATCAGAGCTATAGAGTGATAGCTCTGCCACTCCCTTGATGCACCAGGATAACAATATGATATAGCATTTAGCTCGATTCAACCACATGCATGCTCTTCCCTGTACAGTCAAGACTTCGCTGCACTGTCAGCTCTTCACTCACTGTCAACCCTTCACTGAACTGTTGGTTCTTCACGTCGGCTCTTCACTGCACTGTCTGCCCTTCCCTGCGAAGCTGGCTCTTCGCTACATTGTGACCTCTTCACTGCAGTCGGCTCTTCACTGCCAGCTCTTCCCTGCCGGCCCATCGCTGTCGGGTCTTTGCTACAATGTCGGCTCTTCGCTGCAGTCGGCGCTTCCCTGTCGGCCATTCGCTGCACTATCGGCACCTCACTGTTGGCGCTTCACTGAACTGTTAACTCTTCACTGCTCACTGTTTCAGCTCAATGGAGTCAGGGTGTAGCGGTTGTACCTTTGTCAGGTCTCGGAGGCGGGTCTTAGTGATAGTAGCGTCTTTCTTCTCGTTGTTCAgctgcttctccttctcctccagcttcttcttCAGGGCAGCAACAACATCTGTTTCTCCAGAAGTCTGAGGACTCTGTAACCGAGGACGAGGCTTAGGCTGGGTTGAGGTTAGGGGGTTAGCTTGTTTGGGTTTAGGGGGTTGTTTAGATTAGTTAGGTGTATGTGTTGTGGTTAGGTCGTGTGTTGGGGTTAGGTGGGTGTGTTGGGTAGaggttgggttagggtcagtgccAGTGTTGCCGGTTTATTCCTATGGAGTTGAACGTTGTAGCCCAGCCAGGTTTTGGCTCAACCCTTTGGACGCTGACCTATTGCCACATGTCGGATCAGACTACAGCTCTGTTTTGACAGAATCCAAATTAAAATTTTCAATCGTTCAGGCATGGACAAACAACCGACTCTCTCTAGGGTTCTACGTGGATTCTGGCTCCATGCTTCTTGGGAGCATGGAGGACCTCTTCAGAGACCCACCTTCTGTTGCAGGGCCTGGATCAGTTTCTGGACCTCCTTCTGGCTCAGCGTCGCTTCAGTGACAGAGGACATCAAAGTTTTGTAGGGCAGTGGGCCGGCCGGGTCTGTCTCTGCAACACAAACACCATCATCACATTAAAAGAATACTGACTCTTTGTCAACTAACCAACAGAGCTAATCGTCTTCATCTGCTTCCATTGATTTCAGCTAACTCGGTCAAATGCTAACTCAGCCGAATGCTAACTTCATTGAACGCACTGGACTGATCAGTAGGGTGCTTCTTGTATTTCAATAAATCAACCATAGGGTCATTACAAACATGTCATAACATGAGGATGGATGCTTAAATTGGGGCTAGCTACGTATGCAGCAGCAAATGCCAATACTACCAACCAGGTTCAGCCTtggccttcttcttctttgtgggCGTGTCCATCTTTGGCTCCTCCCCCGTGGCAGAGGCAGGATCGCTAGGTGCAGGGGCAGGATCGCTGGGTACAGAGCCCATGGAAAGGGTCTCCGTTGCGACCACTACAACCTCAGAAGCAACAACAACGGTTTCCTTAGCAAGCGTTTCAGCTGCCGAAACTGGCTCCAACTTCCcagatttcttcttcttccttttctcCTTCGGAGAGgcagcggggggaggggcttcaaCAGAGGTAGTGGGCGGAGCTTCTACTGaggtagggggaggggcctcAGGGGCGATGGGAGCCTCCTCAACCAGTTCTGGGACCACAGGCAAGCCGGGTCCAGCAGCAGGCGGGGAGGCTGCAGGCTCAGAGGCGGGTTCTGGGTCTGACTCGGGCTCGCTGGTCGAGGCCACGGCGGGCTCTAGGGCGTCCGGTTCCGGGACCTCTCTCCTCTTGGTTTTCCTCTTGTCCACCGGCTTCTCCTTCTTCCTGCGGTCGGACCGCTGGGGCTGGGTTCTGTTGTTCTGCCGCCGCTGCTGGTCCAGAGCGTCCTCGTAGGACGTCTCCCTCATGGACACCAGTGACACCAGAGCCATGCCCACGGCCGACACCACCATGAACCCGCCGAAAACCAGCAGGGCCAGGGTCTGGGGGTCCCACGCGTCCATACTGGGATGACTGGGAGACTGGGAGTACTGGGGTACTGGGGGTCCTGGGAGTACTGGGAGTACTCGGGGTGCTGGGATTATTGGGGGTACTGGGGGTACTGGGAGTACTCAGAGACCTGGGGGActggaaacaaacacaaaacacagtcaaagaccacatacacacacacaagcacacatcacaacaaacacacacacacacacacacacacacacacacacacacacacacacacacacacacacacacacacacacacacacacacacacacacacacacacacacacacacacacacacacacacacacacacacacacattccctgcCCAGGGACCACAGATGCAAATGAGCTATTCAGCTAACTCTGGTATTGAACCTGTTCTGTACATGGTCCCTGTCAACTAAaccaaaaaactaaaaactaaacacacacacaagcatacacacgcagacacacacagacacacacaacatctaATAAAAAACAGACTAAAGATAGAGATAGAACATAAAGTTGTGAATTCTAGAAGTGAGCTGCCCCTGTAGTTTGCAGCAGGATATGAGAATTGTTAAGTATGATTATAATATACTTAATGACATGGTTTCCTTAACATATGACATCGTACTTGAGTGATAAAGGCAGCGTCGATTTATTCGAGTgttctttttaaaaaataatgtgtAAGTGTGAGAACATAAACCAACAGAGTTGAAAAGTCAGAAGAGAACAGTTTGTCCTCAGGTGAAAGCAAACAGTGGTCCACAGAGAGGACCCAAAGAGATAGACCTCAAAGGCAGTACAATCACTAGGATCTCATCAGAAGACTGAATACCGTATTTCAACTGACGTGGATTATCAATATTTATAGACCGAAAGTCAAACAAAAAGCTAATATTGCGTGTTATGGACGTCAAGTATACTGCTGTTCAAAACTCAAACAATAGCAGGACAAGACTGGCCTGTAGACCTCCTCATCAAACGGATCTCCCTGTTATAGACTGGAGCAGCCCCAAGCTATCACTGCTCCCACTCAACATGGTCTACATGTAAACCCTCTTGTAGACCCTCACAATGCAGGTCTGAATCTCGACCCATGGGGCTGAGAAGCTGAAGAGTCGACGTGTCTTAGCGGACAATTAACCCTTTCAGCCCCTCCTGCCTGAACTGACTGTAGATACCTGCATTGAGATTCTAGCCGACTCTGCAGTAATGTTATCCAATAGTAACCTGATTTTTCGCTCTTTGAAGCAGATTATGATCTGAAAGAGATTCTGGTGAATGTGCTCACATGTTCTAAATCTATAGCCAGCTATCTAACGCACAGATAAGGCATACGGCGGCTTCTTTGTAAATATTTAGATAAAGACAGTAATTAGGTCAGTAAGTAGAAGGTCTGATTGTTGTATTTTAGCCTACTGGACACCAGATGATGTGGTTTATTGGAAACAGAGATTCTGTTTATCAAGTTAGTTATTTGTTAGGCCTATTAGGTTATTTCAGCTTAAATTGCATAACTTCGGATTCAATTGCATAACTGTCTAATGCAGCCCATGCTTATAAAAAGTCACAATTGATTATTGATCATGCTACGGTCAATGTTTAATCACTGAAATAAAAGAAACGCACAAGAATTGGAACCCGAAAACTATAAAGAAGAACAGTTATAATATCCGAGTATGGTTAAAATAGTTACTAGACCGATTCgtttttaataatatatttattaactgttatcTAATACGCTTTTACACTTATTTGCGATATTTTGAAGGAGGTTGTATTGAGAAATGCCACTGGCATGAAGGTATAGTGATGACGACTTGCAGTCAAAATCGGAGTTCTAAAGGCAAACTATAAAGAGAGTCTGATGAAAAAAGTATGTTTCTTACCTGAGCTGTTGAGATGAAGGAAAGTTTACAGAAAAGCCGCAGTTTGTGGAGTCGTGGCACTTTCCCTGGTCAGAGAGAAGAGGCGGGATATCGGCCGATCATTGGGCAGCGTGTCTGTCACTCAGGGAAAAATAAACCAACCACGTCATCCTAACGATGCAGCTGCAGAGCAGACAGAAGCCTCATACAGATGATCGTGCAGACAAGCTGGTTCGAGGGCAAGCATGGATGTCTTGATACGTTTCATTCATTGTTTACGTTTTTTAATCATCACCCAAACAACTTTATATCATACGAGTTTCAGACGGAAAACAAAGAGCTGACAATCACAACATGAGTCAGGGTTGATTTGGTAAACATTGGTTTTATTTACATAGCAGCACTCATATGAAGGACTCTACAAGTTCTTGAATACGCGTTTCGTTCATCTGGAGTGGGCGCGACTTTGCCCTGAAGCGGGGCGCTATTGGCCGATCCTCATGTCCTTCTCTTGCGATGGAATGTTTCGTCTATCCGACGAACGGACTGACAGATGGACAGCCAGCAGGCCGGCACAGAGCAAACGTACAAAAGAAACGCTTCGATTAAAAATAAGAAGGATACATATCTATTTTTAAAACAACACGGTGGCTACCAGCAGAGGGCGGTGTCTCCTAGTTCAATCACAGTGCTTTATTTTGGCATGGGTCACACACCGTCACCGACATCATGGGCAAAGCAAAAAGTCATACAATAGGATACAAACATGTGGTACCAAATAAATAgctaaaacaacaaccaacactAGTATCTTTCTCTGAACAGACTGGAGTCGCATCCGACTCGACTGCTCAGGACTTGGTTGTGAACTCGACATTGAGCTGCTAATCCTGTTCTAGCACCAGGGGTGCATAACGTGAAGTAGGCTAGCCTGTCTAGTTTAGCTCTTAGCTATGTCTACAACCTCTAAAGTTGTACTGGGAGTTTCTGTGATACTGACGCTGAGCACCGTGGCCGGTGTGCACATTAAGCAGAGGTTGGACCAAGAGGTAAATAACCACTTAAAATAGCTTAGCATTAGCAAAAGCATTTACAATGAACTTAGCATGGTGCTAACTAGCTGCCCGTTGTCTTCAACGCCCTCCAGCTGACTCGTCAGGGATGAAACAGTGTTCTTCATGTTGACCCTCTGTACAGAGATTAGCATTTGTCAAGCAACCACTTAACGCGTAATTGTTGATTATTATAAATCACCGTTATTTGGCTTTAAAATAGAAGCTCATAATTCTACTTCCGTTTGGTGTATGGAAGTAAAAGCCCCTTAATTGGTTGCTTAAACGTCGCCTCTGATATTTCTCCGTGGTTCTAGCGGCTGCATCAGGGGGTTGTGCGGGACCTGGAGCGCttagagcgaaagagagagaacctTCGAGTTCTGGACCAGCAGAGGGTCCTGACCCAACAACTGGAGGCCCAGAGGACCCAGAGGGAGGCCGAGCAAGCCCACCACTAACCCAGGTACCACAGACACCTCTGCACCCAGTCTTATTCTGATTTAATTGGGAGCTGCCGAGTACAACCACAGATTcgactgattgtgtgtgtgtgtgtgtgtgtgtgtgtgtgtgtgtgtgtgtgtgtgtgtgtgtgtgtgtgtgtgtgatacctgTGCAGAAGTGTTTATGTGTTAACTCTccaggtgtgtgttacctgtacagctgtgtgtgtaaagcaggtgggtgtgtgtgttaacctgtccagctgtgtgtgtaaagcaggtgtgtgtgtgtgtgtgtgtgtgtcccctgtccatgtgtgtgtgttcaccagtTTTGTGTGCCTCTGGTCCAGGTGTGTGGCTGAAGCATGGAGAGCAGCAGCGACCAGCTAGTGGGGGAGAACGACGAGTTGTGCACGTCGGCCTCGGAGGGtctggaggaaggggaggtggagggcgaGACGGTGCTGATGGTGGAGTCGGAGGACCAGGGCTCAGTGGACCTGTCCCATGAGCAGAGCGGGGACTCCCTCACCAGTGACGTCGGCGAGGAGGGCGAGGGCAGCTGGGCGTGCGAGGACATGGCGTTCTACTGCGACCGGTGTCACAAGTGGATACCCTCAGGTAGGAACCCTTaacagtcagtcagccagcatTGTTCAGCTGCCCTTTGCGAGGTTCATCTGTCCGCCCGCAAGGTTTACCTGTCAATCTATCTACTTGTACACGTGTCTCGCGGGTCTCACCTGTGTGCCTGTCTCACCTTCCGCCTGTCTACCTGTGGGATCCACCAGGCCAGCTGAGAGGGGAGCAGCCCAGCTACTTGAAGGGAGACAACTTCTTCAAGTTCGTCTGCTGCAGCTGCTCCGAGGACGGCAAGGAGAGCTTTGAGAGGATGAGACTCACCTGGCAGcaggtaaccatagcaacaggATGAGACTCACCTGGCAGCAGGTAGCCATAGCAACAGGATGAGAACCCTAGCAACGCTAGAACTTGCGTGGTACGTGGTGGTGTAAGAGGCGGCGTGTCTGGTGTTCTAGGTGGTGATGCTGGCCATGTACAACCTATCGC
Coding sequences:
- the LOC130379699 gene encoding protein PET117 homolog, mitochondrial, whose protein sequence is MSTTSKVVLGVSVILTLSTVAGVHIKQRLDQERLHQGVVRDLERLERKRENLRVLDQQRVLTQQLEAQRTQREAEQAHH